The DNA window AAAAACAAATGACCTTCCCAATGCTCTTGGCGAGCCTGATTCTTCTTGGGGATCCTTTAGGGGATGCTAACGGAAACGGATCGCTGATTCCACCTACCGCGGCAGCAATAGAGACCGTTGGCGGTTTCGATCTTGAACTGGTTAAGGTTTTTCCTGGTGAAACCCTTGGTTTCGAACTGCACCTGGCCTCACCACCCAACCAACTTGCTCTTATCGAGGTGTATCTCGACACGCAAAAGGGTGGTCTAAATGCGACTTTACCTGGGTCCGGCATGCGCTTACCGAAAAACACCGGTTGGGAACATGCTTTCCGAGTTACAACCGCAGGGGCTTCTAGCTATACCATTTCGAAACCTAATATGGTTTTAACTCCCGATCTTACTTATCACCAATTACCCTTGAACGTAGAGACTTCGGGTCGTGTACTAACGTTTAGAACAGACATTGCCCCTTCGGAAAACATAGAAGTTTTCGCGACTGTTGGCCTGCTGGACCAGTTCGGTCCGACGCCTTGGAAACCTCTAACCGCTGAACCTTCGCCCTGGTCCTTTTCTAGTAAATCCCAAACTATTCCTGTAATTGATCTTCTCGCTCCTACTCTTAGAGCACAACAAACCGCTATCAACCGACAAGTATTTCCCAATCGCACGGCCCAATTTGGACTTTGGCCTTGGCTTGCTTTGATGATTACGGGTCTGATTTTGGCCTTTATCGGCATATTTTTCCGCTTATTTATACCTCACCTTGATAAATTAAACCCAGCGGAACAGGATTACCAGCCCACTGACAGTCAACCAAATGCAGATAGCACGCTTTTTCCAACAACAAGCCCTGACCTTTCCCATACCAACGACGAAACGACCGCTGGTTCTTCCTTCTTGGGATCCTATGAAACTGACGGCGAGCAATCTGGGTTTTATAAGCAATCGTTTGTCAACAAACCAGAGGTTTCTCCTTCGGGGAATGGTGACCTTTCACTAGACCTACCGGATAATAAAATTGATTCCTCTCACAATCCGCCAGAATATTCGATAAAGCCCCGTGAAAAGCAACCGATCAACAATCCGACCAAAAAAAAGCAGGACTGCGAAAAGCCGAACGGCGTAGATTAGGCTTCCAAGCCTATTAATGAGCCTTCAGGAAAATTAATAAGAACCGTCCAATGCATTTATTTTCTACTGGAAACCTCCGATATAGCCTTGCCGCAAGCTTGTTAATGGCATCTGTGATGGGTATTGTTAGATTCTTTTTCGCTACACCAATACCACCAGATTTTCTTTATAGTCTACTTAGTAGATTGTTGGGTATTCCTTTTATTTTTAACTTAATCCACAACCTGCCTTTTTCCCTCGATCGCTCCGCCAAGTACATCCTCTACGGCCTGGCGGTACTCATTTTCCTTTTATTTTTCTTTTTTATTGGCCTTTTCCAAAAAACCATGTGCCGATTTGTCGGTTATTTGGGAACTGCCATAATTTATGCGACTATTGCTATTTCCACGACAGGTCTTGTGCTACTGCCGCTCCAGGGATTAGGATTTTTCGGTTTGTCACCAAACAACCTCTATTTCCCAGTGCTCTCAAGTCATTTTTGGGCGGGTGCATTAGGTTTCATTTTCATCTTCCCTGCGTTTCTTTTTAAACCTAAAGCCTTTCGGCCAAACCGGCGACAGGCTATCCGTAAGTCCTCTTTAGGCCTTCTTGCATTTTTTGTTTCTGCATCCGGCTTGACGTTCCTACAGAAGATTTCTGCTGATAACACCCTCTCAGATGGTTTTCTTAAAGGGGTAAAGGGGCTTTCCGAAAGATTAACTCCCACAAAAGACCATTATCAGGTTTCGAAAAATATCTTCAATCCGTCGCTATCGAAGAATAGTTGGACCCTAAAAGTAATTGGAAGGGTCAAAAACTCTTTGGATCTAACTCTGGACGATCTTAAAGCTCTCCCTTCAGTGGAGCGACCCAGCGGTTTAATCTGTATTTCTAATCCGGTTGGCGGATCACTAATAGGAAACAGCCTTTGGACGGGGGTTAGATTGGCAACGATTCTCGAAATCGCAGAAGTGAAAAATGACGCTAACGAAGTAGTAGCTAGGGCCGCTGATAATTACAGCGATTCGTTTCCCTTGGACGCGGCTTTAAACCCCGGAACCATCCTGGCCTTTCTGCATAACGGCGACCCCTTGACGCGCAACCATGGTTATCCCGTCCGGATCTTGATACCAGGAATTTACGGTATCAAGAACGTGAAATGGGTAAAATCTATCAACTTAGCCTCTACTGACTATCTTGGGTATTGGCAGACCAGGGGCTGGAGTGATGAGGCTGTTGTAGAAACAATGAGCCGGATCGATACAAAGACTGCTACGATATTACCCAACGGCCAAGCCGCGATAGGTGGAATTGCCTTCGCTGGCTTAAGAGGAATATCGAGCGTAGAAGTTTCTATAGGCAACGAAATATTTTGGCAAAAAGCGCACTTAGAATTCCCATCCGATCCTTATTCTTGGACACGTTGGACCTACGCATGGGAAGCTGAATCAGGTCGTCACGCTGTCACAGTAAGGGCAACCGATGGTTCAGGTTTAATCCAAACACCAACTCGGCGAAAACCTTTGCCCGACGGTGCTACTGGTCACCACTCATTAAGAATCATGGTTCCCAGTTAATTGGCCTGATTCGATTGTTTATCAGAATCCACGACTGACGACATAAACCATATAGATTGACTCGATTAGGGGAAGCAAATTAAATTACACTTAACGCTTTAGCGCTATGCCAAAGGCAAGCCTGATCAACATGCACACATTTTTCACCAAGCCTGCGCATTATGGCACCCTTTCCCCTTTACACATAGTACTCACACCAATCCCCTCAATCTTGTAGGTGTTTGTCCCGGTGTTGTGACTAATGCTAATATTAGGTCAATTGCACAAGTTACATTCGATACGGGTCCCTATTTTGTCCAGAATAGCAACCGACATTTGTTCTAGGAGAAATTTCTATATGCCGAAACGCGACAAAAGCAAACGACTTCAGGTGGTTATTACCGAAGAACAAGATTCCATGCTCACGAAAACTGCTTACCAATTATCCAATCCCGAGCGCTTGGTCTCAAAGAGCGAGGTAGTCCGTCTAGGTATTGAAATGTTGAACCGAGCCGTTGAAACAGGAGACTTGGAACCTAACCTTGTCAACACTATCGACGAGGAAGCTTCTTAAGTCCCGAAGGATAGATGTTTAATCCAGGCGATCTCATCAACGATCGTTACGAAATTCTCGGTCTTCTTGGTAAGGGCGGGATGGCGCATGTCTTTCGAATACGTGACCAGGTATTAGAACGCGAAGCTGCCCTTAAGGTACTTAGGCCCCACCTAACAGAAGCTGACAGCGGTCGGTTTAGGCGTGAAATACGTGCCCTGGCTCAGTTAAACCATCCTGGAGTAGTAAGTATATTTGATTTAGGCCGATCTGACCTTGTGTTTTTTGTCATGGAATTGGTTACTGGCGGCCCGATCACTGACCTCGGTCCTTTAGAAACCAATCCAGAAAAACTAGAGGGTCTGTTAACGGTGGCTATCCAGGTAGCCGATACGTTGGGATACGTACATCGCCTTGGAATGGTACACCGAGATTTAACTCCCCGAAACATACTTTTAACCGCCTCAGGACAACCGAAAGTGATGGATTTTGGATTGGTCCTACTGACCGAAACGAGTCAAAACCTAACGCGAACTGGCCTCACCCTAGGCACCCCCCACTACATGGCTCCTGAACAGGCTACAGGTACCGCCACTGGATTTCAGGCCGACCTATATGCCCTTGGGGCTGTTTTATACAAGATGATTACGGGAGTCACCCCATTCGACGCGGATAACGACCAAGCCGTTCTTTACCACCACGTTTACACTGACTTAATACCCGCAATCGAAGTTAACCCAACCATCCCTTTGTCTCTTAGCCAACTAATTGCTAACTTACTAGAAAAATCCCCATCAGCCCGCCCTGGGTCTGCATATGTTGTTGCTGATGCACTTCGCGCTATCCGACGCCAATGTTTAACCGATTCAGCATCACTATATCTTGGTGGCCCATCAAGGCAAGCATATTTCCCCGATGGACCACCGGTCGGCATAGGCTTAGCTAAGCGTTGGTCAATTAAGTTAGATTCTGGTCCACAATGGCCCTCTGGTCTCGCTATAGGTAACGGTCATCTTTTAGTTGGCCAACGACTAGATAAATTGACTTCACTACGGCTGACTGACGGGGAACTACATTTATCGATTCCCACCTCTGACGAAGTCTATCTTCCACCCCAACTCTATAATGGGAATCTATACATCCCACTTAGAGATGGTAGGTGCCAAACGCACTCCTGGCCTGACGGAAACTATATAGAAAAGTTTGAAGACAATACGTGTGGACTCCTACCATTGGGTGATCGGCTAATATTCGCTAAATCTGATGGCACAGTTAAGTGCTCTTTAAATACCGCTGACACCCTATGGGAAACAGCGTTACCCTCTGTACCGCTAAATTCTCCAATCTTCCACGAAGGCTTTCTTTTCATAACGACTAGCAATGGGTGGTTACATTGTTTAAATCCCAATACCGGAATTGAGGTGTTCCGAGTGGAAGTCGGCCCAATGAAAGCTGGTCCTTTGGGTTACCGCGGAGTCATTCTTTTATCTGAAGCCAATGGTGCTCTTCACGCATTCGATTTACACGCCCGTGAGACTCTCTGGAGTTATGACTTCGAGGGGGCTTTATGGTCATCTCCAGCAGCGTGGAATGGTTTAGTCTTTTCTGCTTCCTGGGGAAAGGACCTCCATTGTTTAAACCTAGCCACCGGGGAGGACGTATGGGAAACGACCTTACCTGGACCGGTTACGGCTACCCCAGTCCTATCGGGAGGGGTCCTGTATGTACCTACCGAAACGGGGCAGCTCCTTGGATTTGAGGCTCGAACTGGATCGCCACTTTTTTCAGAGCAAATATCAGCCAACCCTATTCAATCAAGCCCATTGATCACATCGGGTCGGGTTTATGTGGCTTCTTTAGACGGTACCGTTTCATCGTTCGAACCGGTAATTTAGGGCAACTAACCGAACGACCATTTGCTAACTGTTTTTACGAGTATGTGATTTACCTGCTAAATCGGTCCTTGCAGTTTAATCAGGATAGCCCTATCAACTACATTCAGTTCGTAGCGATTGCCATAATAATTCACCCGCATCCTATTTAAGTTATCGAGAATAATTTATAGGCGGGGTGACTCCCTCATTCAATAGTTTGTATTCTATAGCGTCAATAAGGGCTTCATACGAAGCCTCAATGATAGAGGTGCTTGCCCCAACGGTGGTCCACCGCTGAGCCCCATCCGACATTTCTACAAGCACTCGTACCACACTAGCGGTACCAGTCTCAGCCCCAGCCAGAACGCGAACCTTGTAGTCAACCAATTCAAGTTCCGAAATACAAGGGAAAAATGGTATCAATGCCTTATCCAGAGCCCGAGCGAGAGCGTTTACAGGTCCATCCCCATCTGCCGCAGTATGTTCCGCTTGGCCACCCACCTCAATCCTTATACTGGCTTCGCACCGAGGTTCGCGATCGATATCCGACTGATCTATGATTACTGTATAACCATGAAGGACAAAAAACGGTAGATGATCTCCCCTCACTTTTCTGACCATCAGATGATACGAAGCTTCAGCTCCTTCAAACGCATAGCCTCTATTTTCTAGTTCCTTCATACGCTCTACGACTTTAGTAGCTTCCACACCATCAAGTGGTCGCTCTCCTAATTCAGAGGCTTTGGCCACAACATTAGCGCGCCCCGAAAGGTCCGATACCAACACCCGCCGCATATTTCCAACTAAGCCCGGGTCAACATGTTCATAGGTCTCGGGTCTCTTATTTATCGCCGAAACATGAACCCCTCCCTTGTGGGCGAATGCTGCATCTCCTACATAAGGAGCCCGCGCACTAGGGGGCAAGTTGGCCCTTTCATCGATGTACCGAGAAAGCTCTCTTAGGTTTTTAAGTTTTTGGGGTTGCTCGAAACCCATTTTAAGCTCT is part of the Trueperaceae bacterium genome and encodes:
- a CDS encoding transcriptional regulator — protein: MPKRDKSKRLQVVITEEQDSMLTKTAYQLSNPERLVSKSEVVRLGIEMLNRAVETGDLEPNLVNTIDEEAS
- a CDS encoding citramalate synthase; protein product: MIEIYDTTLRDGTQGQGIAFTSADKIAIAQRLDAFGVDFIEGGWPGSNPKDMTFFEAMKDVPIERARLTAFGSTSRKGIPPEEDSNLQALLEAGTPFVTIFGKSWTLHVTEALQTTLDQNLDMIRKSVAFMVDQGREVIYDAEHYFDGWRADSEYADQTLEAAVEAGARRLVLCDTNGGCLPSFIESKVRRVVKRFPALSIGIHAHNDSELAVANSLCAVEAGANHIQGTMNGYGERCGNTNLISVLANLELKMGFEQPQKLKNLRELSRYIDERANLPPSARAPYVGDAAFAHKGGVHVSAINKRPETYEHVDPGLVGNMRRVLVSDLSGRANVVAKASELGERPLDGVEATKVVERMKELENRGYAFEGAEASYHLMVRKVRGDHLPFFVLHGYTVIIDQSDIDREPRCEASIRIEVGGQAEHTAADGDGPVNALARALDKALIPFFPCISELELVDYKVRVLAGAETGTASVVRVLVEMSDGAQRWTTVGASTSIIEASYEALIDAIEYKLLNEGVTPPINYSR
- a CDS encoding serine/threonine protein kinase; translation: MFNPGDLINDRYEILGLLGKGGMAHVFRIRDQVLEREAALKVLRPHLTEADSGRFRREIRALAQLNHPGVVSIFDLGRSDLVFFVMELVTGGPITDLGPLETNPEKLEGLLTVAIQVADTLGYVHRLGMVHRDLTPRNILLTASGQPKVMDFGLVLLTETSQNLTRTGLTLGTPHYMAPEQATGTATGFQADLYALGAVLYKMITGVTPFDADNDQAVLYHHVYTDLIPAIEVNPTIPLSLSQLIANLLEKSPSARPGSAYVVADALRAIRRQCLTDSASLYLGGPSRQAYFPDGPPVGIGLAKRWSIKLDSGPQWPSGLAIGNGHLLVGQRLDKLTSLRLTDGELHLSIPTSDEVYLPPQLYNGNLYIPLRDGRCQTHSWPDGNYIEKFEDNTCGLLPLGDRLIFAKSDGTVKCSLNTADTLWETALPSVPLNSPIFHEGFLFITTSNGWLHCLNPNTGIEVFRVEVGPMKAGPLGYRGVILLSEANGALHAFDLHARETLWSYDFEGALWSSPAAWNGLVFSASWGKDLHCLNLATGEDVWETTLPGPVTATPVLSGGVLYVPTETGQLLGFEARTGSPLFSEQISANPIQSSPLITSGRVYVASLDGTVSSFEPVI